A window of the Salvelinus alpinus chromosome 3, SLU_Salpinus.1, whole genome shotgun sequence genome harbors these coding sequences:
- the LOC139571555 gene encoding kelch domain-containing protein 1-like, protein MESAVEKQHCVELIALERSGHTAVVEGNTLHVWGGYMSTAEREVFLPSDEIWLYDLERGVWERCPMSGEVPPPMSGTCSCFLNGHMYIFGGYDDTGQTNQLYRVNFLDGDYSWRKVKAESGSPPSPRDKLCCWVFNNRVTYFGGYGHKTLDDIMDDKSFIVDTASLEQNVGWGWNNEVHVFETTLASWREPQTSGRAPSPRAAHAGAALGHKGYVYGGRVLETTPSDIHCLDLESWTWSEIVPTSTVPGGRSWHSLTAVSDNTLFLFGGLNVDCKPMSDGWVLDVDTKTWRELDHANNNKPRLWHTASQAKDSDVVVFGGSCDYVLLGGTYENLTGHSNDALVFQTQPYPLFRICVDCIAKNVNNCKMLQNQLPSLPRKLLEAVQRRTSRNILYI, encoded by the exons ATGGAATCTGCAGTTGAGAAACAACACTGTGTGGAACTTATTGCCCTTGAGCGAAGTGGCCACACAGCTGTAGTAGAGGGAAATACTCTGCATGTCTGGGGAGGCTACATG TCAACCGCTGAGAGGGAAGTTTTCCTACCCAGCGATGAAATCTGGTTGTATGACTTAGAAAGAGGTGTATG GGAAAGGTGTCCAATGTCAGGAGAGGTCCCGCCCCCCATGTCAGGCACCTGCAGCTGCTTTCTAAATGGCCACATGTACATATTCGGGGGATATGATGACACGGGACAGACCAATCAG CTTTACCGTGTCAACTTCCTGGATGGGGACTACAGTTGGAGGAAAGTGAAAGCTGAGAGTGGCTCTCCTCCTTCACCCAGAGATAAACTGTGCTGCTGGGTATTCAACAACAG GGTCACCTATTTTGGTGGATATGGTCACAAGACACttgatgacatcatggatgacAAAAGCTTCATCGTGGACACGGCATCATTG GAGCAGAACGTTGGTTGGGGATGGAACAATGAAGTCCACGTTTTTGAGACAACACTAGCCAGCTGGAGGGAACCACAGACCTCt GGTCGTGCTCCTTCCCCCAGAGCTGCCCATGCAGGTGCAGCACTCGGTCATAAAGGGTATGTCTACGGGGGCAGAGTACTG GAAACCACACCAAGTGACATTCATTGTCTAGATCTAGAATCATGGACATGGTCTGAAAT AGTGCCAACATCCACTGTGCCAGGGGGAAGGTCGTGGCACAGCCTCACTGCAGTATCTGATAACACTTTGTTTCTCTTTGGTGGCCTGAATGTGGACTGCAAACCAATGA GTGATGGATGGGTTTTAGACGttgacacaaagacatggagggagtTGGACCATGCAAACAACAACAAACCAAG GTTGTGGCACACAGCAAGCCAAGCAAAGGACTCTGACGTGGTTGTGTTTGGGGGTAGTTGTGACTACGTCCTCCTAGGAGGAACGTATGAGAATTTGACG GGCCACAGCAATGATGCACTTGTTTTCCAGACCCAGCCTTATCCCCTCTTTCG GATATGTGTGGACTGCATAGCAAAGAATGTGAATAACTGCAAGATGCTTCAAAACCAGCTTCCGTCTCTGCCCCGGAAACTACTGGAAGCTGTACAGAGGAGAACGTCCAGAAATATATTATAcatatag
- the etaa1b gene encoding ewing's tumor-associated antigen 1, with protein MPNPRKHDHNTGSNDISQIWSHSGSHVSTFSQKRLRTNKSGKSPKLTPKSSHSVRKSPHTRSKDLQTPKRRARGRYTDLNNTADSPGDGDILQDIIWDPASPTPARSGEGPSNTRVVEISDIVNRIAPKDAQHVSVDSPLLQWIGDSAVPCTPEVRPPKARKKSTRKSSVEDLMQLARQFDINMHQQDRERKSSEHRNNTINNNRYEEEPKGPTTMSSSAQRVEAELNALFDGPTQRVTGRLSQGSTASTCSQEVKVQVGVSHLTTDDLVKVSEVKPGGGSTSGSSARTGKEEVVQWNATTTVTKDEDFDWEDDDLLNDPIVLEKTQNPEGLKTLSPKPSSSLTLSTDRDNTQLLTDTEKTLPPSSTTSNPISLSSHSVWKGTSTHLQPSNRGGLTGPCPKPKPASRSTFLLQPNLCFQVNMAPTTREAPRPFLTVGEAQSERPGVSAAVGSRGPSRDSAEGKADGVSTATTSRGTTAPDSAFKDISEEDLQSLFDSESLWNDDEGDDDELLYQVCDDVERISNSQSEGATATTDATEVRVQESKPKATPTAPLAAAREGSMTMDRAVGGPSSKQSTTCTSGRSNSAPGDRSSTPVHFQRWNIPAKAGNVWVGHHTAMSQSHPGSGEGLGKFTQLRGAPAWGTFGLGSLGVRTFQAGDSKSVMPRTVSARTLPNSNSHHASSFKRHLSDSAAIRNKVFVSSQVTGRCTEEEIERKKQEAIARRRTRETSLKAGGLPL; from the exons ATGCCAAATCCAAGAAAGCATGACCATAACACTGGCTCAAATGACATAAGTCAAATCTGGAGTCACTCCGGGAGTCATGTTTCCACATTTTCTCAAAAAAGGTTGAGAACAAACAAATCGGGTAAAAGTCCGAAACTGACACCCAAATCTTCACATTCTGTCAGGAAGTCACCACATACTCGTTCTAAAG ATCTGCAGACGCCCAAACGACGAGCGAGGGGCAGATACACGGACTTAAACAACACTGCTGATTCACCCGGGGATGGAGATATTTTACAAGACATCATATGGGACCCGGCATCACCTACTCCTGCTAGAAGTG GGGAAGGGCCCAGCAACACCAGAGTTGTTGAGATATCAGACATTGTCAATCGGATCGCCCCTAAG GATGCCCAGCATGTCTCTGTGGATAGTCCTCTGCTCCAGTGGATTGGGGACAGTGCTGTCCCCTGTACCCCAGAGGTACGCCCGCCCAAAGCAAGGAAGAAATCCACTCG gaaAAGCTCAGTGGAGGACTTGATGCAGCTGGCCAGGCAGTTTGACATCAACATGCAccagcaggacagagagaggaagagttcTGAACACAGGAACAATACCATAAACAACAACCGGTACGAGGAGGAACCCAAGGGCCCGACGACAATGTCGTCATCAGCCCAGCGGGTAGAGGCGGAGCTTAACGCTCTGTTCGACGGTCCGACGCAGCGAGTCACCGGACGGCTCAGCCAAGGGTCGACCGCCTCCACCTGTTCTCAGGAGGTCAAGGTTCAAGTTGGGGTCAGCCATCTCACTACCGATGACCTCGTCAAAGTGTCGGAGGTCAAGCCTGGCGGGGGAAGCACGTCTGGTTCATCGGCTCGTACTGGTAAAGAGGAAGTAGTACAGTGGAACGCCACGACGACTGTGACGAAAGACGAGGACTTTGACTGGGAGGATGACGACCTTCTCAATGACCCTATCGTGTTGGAGAAGACCCAGAATCCTGAGGGGCTGAAAACGCTGTCCCCCAAAcccagcagctcactgactctgagcactgacagagacaacacacagCTGCTAACAGATACAGAAAAGACCCTACCACCCTCCTCTACTACCTCTAATCCTATCAGCCTGTCCTCTCACTCTGTCTGGAAGGGGACAAGCACACACCTTCAACCCTCAAACAGAGGTGGCCTCACTGGGCCGTGTCCTAAACCCAAGCCCGCCAGCAGAAGCACTTTCCTGCTGCAGCCCAACCTTTGTTTCCAGGTGAATATGGCTCCGACAACCAGAGAAGCACCCAGACCGTTCCTCACTGTTGGAGAGGCCCAGTCTGAGAGGCCCGGCGTTTCTGCAGCCGTGGGGAGTAGGGGCCCCAGTAGAGACTCTGCAGAAGGGAAGGCTGATGGGGTGAGCACAGCCACAACCTCCCGTGGAACCACAGCCCCAGACTCCGCTTTCAAAGACATCTCAGAGGAGGACCTCCAGTCCCTGTTTGACTCTGAGTCGCTGTGGAACGACGACGAAGGTGACGATGACGAACTGCTGTATCAGGTGTGTGACGACGTGGAGAGGATCTCCAACAGTCAGTCCGAGGGTGCCACCGCAACCACGGATGCCACTGAGGTCCGCGTCCAAGAGAGCAAACCGAAAGCCACTCCAACCGCCCCTCTGGCTGCAGCGAGAGAGGGGTCTATGACTATGGATAGGGCTGTAGGTGGTCCTAGCAGTAAACAGTCAACCACCTGCACGTCTGGCCGCTCCAACTCAGCACCAGGAGATAGGAGTAGCACCCCTGTGCACTTTCAGAGATGGAACATTCCAGCGAAAGCAGGAAATGTTTGGGTAGGACATCATACAGCCATGTCCCAGAGCCATCCAGGTAGCGGGGAGGGTCTGGGCAAGTTTACCCAGCTGAGGGGTGCTCCAGCCTGGGGAACATTTGGCCTAGGATCCCTTGGAGTTAGAACCTTCCAAGCGGGGGACTCAAAGTCAGTCATGCCACGGACAGTGTCGGCGAGAACCCTCCCAAACTCAAATTCCCATCATGCATCATCGTTCAAGAGACATCTGTCGGACTCGGCCGCCATCCGCAACAAAG